The following nucleotide sequence is from Halapricum desulfuricans.
ATGGTCGGCCGAACCGCTTGCCCCCCGGCTGGGCGTATCGGGGACGCCGCCCGACTCGCCGTCCTTGAAGAAGATCCGGTAGTGGGGGTCGAGTCGCTCGAGGTCGTAGAACTCCTCGGGTTCGCGGCCGAAGTGCTCGAAGAAACGCTCGAAGACGTCCGGCATGAGATACCACGACGGCCCCATGTCGAAGACGAAGCCATCCCGTTCCATGCGGCTCGCTCGCCCGCCCAGCTGTTCGTTCTTTTCCAGCACGGTGACGTCGGCCCCGGCGTCGGCGAGATAACACGCCGCGGAGAGCCCACCGATCCCGCCACCGACGACCACGACCTGCCGGTCCGAAAGCGATTGCATCACCCGATATACCGCTCCCGACTGGCATAAATCACGTGCCAAACTGCTGGGGGCGGCGCTACGCGTCGCCGGGCGAGTCGTGAACGATGTCATCGGGCGAATCGTAACTTGCCACGACATCGTCAGCGAACTCCTCGAGAGCGAGCGACGGCTCGCAGTGGTCAGTCGGTCCGACGGGTTCGAACTCGCACAGCAGGAGCGCATGCGAGACGAACGCGCGGGTGATCCGCCAGTAGTACGGCCCGTCGTCGTCCCAGTCGGGCTCAACCTCGACGACGTCCCCGACTTCGAACGGGACTGGACCGCCGTATGCACTGCCGGCGCGTTCGGCCTGTTCGCCGTCGGCATCCGGGAGCGGATCGTCCAGACTGTCGGCGAGGACGTACCAGTCGTCGATCAGCCGGCGCTGTCTCACCGCGTCGTGTCGTTCGCCGTCGAGAAGCAGGTCGTACGCCGGTCGTGGACGAACAGGGGACCGATCCCAGAGCGGCGACAGCCACGCCCGATAGCGGTCCCGAATACGACAGTGACCGCGCTCGGTGTCGAACTCGTCCCCGACAGCGAACAGGAACGGCTCACCGTGTTCGACCGGTCGATCGACCCGGTCACCTTCCTCGATCGCACCGGGCAACCCGGACCAGCCGGCGAACCGCGATCGGTACCCACTGTCCACGAACGGCGTGGGGAGATGGTCGTTTGGCGATCCGAACGCTTCGAGGCGAGTCAGTGCCTCGCGCTCGGACAGCGCATCCGACCGGCTTTCCGCAGTGCTGTCGAACGAATCGAGTGTCTCTGCAGTCGCCGGCACGTCGTCGGCCGGCGGTTCGTCCCACTCGGTGACCGGAGAATGGAACGAGAAGTCACCGACTGACAGACAGTAGTATTCCCGGCCGTAGATCTCGTGCCGATCGACAGCGTCGATACACTCCTCCTCGACCAGCGTCTCGAGGATCGACTGTTTGAATCCATACAGCGCCTTTTTCCGGAGACTGTGAAGCCGCGCCTGCGCCTTGAATCCGCTCTCGTAGGCCTCGCTGGCCGCCCGTGCGTACCGCTTGGCCTCGACGTTGAGCTGATACAGCGCCGTCAGCCGGTCGTCCGAGCACGTCGGGCAATGGCCCGATTCGCGTCCGTTCGTCACGGTGTTGGTCCCTCCGGGATCGTATTTAAATGAGCCGGTGCGCCTCGGCGCATCCCGTGCATCGAAGCCCTTATCGGCGCGACTGGCGGATACGGACAGTACGATCACTCGACGGGGTTACCGATGGAACGGACACCGACAGTTCGCGGCGTTGATCTGACGGACGGTGAGACGATTCTGGGCCTCGGCTCGCTCGCGGCGTTTCTCGCGGTGTCGACGCTGGCGGTCGTCGCCGGGCGGTGGAAGTTGCTCGCGATCGCCTGGGTCGCCTTCGTTGCGATGGCGGGCGGCGCACTGCTCGGCGCGCGCACCAGCGACCGGGAGCCGAACAGGCTGGTGTGGGGCTACGGCCTGGCCAGCGGCGCGATGATCACCAGCGCCGCTGTCTTTCTCGTTCCGCAGGCGATCAGCCAGCATGCCAAGATCGGCGGGTTCGGCATCGCCGCCGGCGTGCTCGTCGGCTACAACGCTCACACGATCGGCCACCGGCTCACCCATCTGGAACTGCCAATGGACACCACGGCGACGGAGCTTGCCGCCCACGCGCTCTCGGCCGGCCTCATCATCGGAGTTATCTACGGCGCGATGCCCGAACTCGGGCTGTTGCTCGGGCTGGCGATCGTCTCCCACAAGGGCCCCGCCGGGTACGCGGCCGCCCGACGGTCGACGCTGACCGGCGGGTCCGCACTGCCGATCCTGCTTCCGGCGGCCGGCGTCGGCCTGACGGCGATCCCCGTCGGAACAGTGGCGTTTCCCGACTCCGCGGTCTTTAACGCCGCCGTCTTCGGGTTCGCCTCGGGCGTGTTCCTGCACGTCGCGATGGACTTCCTGCCGACCTGCGAGGTCGGCGGCGAGATCGACCGCCTGTCCGAGCACGACGACCACGAACACGCCGTCCTCGACCGGATGCGAACCCATGCGCTCGCGAGCACGACGCTGGGCGGGCTGGCCGTGCTCGTCGCGTGGCTCGCGGTCCCAGCGTAGTCGAAAGCGCTCGGTCCCAGTTACCGGACTGTCGAACAGGCCGTCTCGAGGACGGAGGTCACTCCGTCGACAGCGCAGACCGTCTGGACGTATTCGGTCCGGGCGGTCCGCTCGGAATCGCAGT
It contains:
- a CDS encoding ZIP family metal transporter — its product is MERTPTVRGVDLTDGETILGLGSLAAFLAVSTLAVVAGRWKLLAIAWVAFVAMAGGALLGARTSDREPNRLVWGYGLASGAMITSAAVFLVPQAISQHAKIGGFGIAAGVLVGYNAHTIGHRLTHLELPMDTTATELAAHALSAGLIIGVIYGAMPELGLLLGLAIVSHKGPAGYAAARRSTLTGGSALPILLPAAGVGLTAIPVGTVAFPDSAVFNAAVFGFASGVFLHVAMDFLPTCEVGGEIDRLSEHDDHEHAVLDRMRTHALASTTLGGLAVLVAWLAVPA